One region of Leptospira fainei serovar Hurstbridge str. BUT 6 genomic DNA includes:
- the mpl17 gene encoding cell surface protein MPL17, with amino-acid sequence MKLKLFVLAVILGISVGVTAQEESPVKFKLEKGIGETYFLKIVHPSNFGIQKDAPHRITVSAGPGLKVESADLKLKGKTSSKKKEYFEAVDPMAITLKGAGALEIHAKIFYCDYNRNICIPGKIVQKEIIK; translated from the coding sequence ATGAAATTGAAATTATTCGTCTTAGCGGTCATCCTTGGAATTTCTGTCGGCGTAACGGCTCAAGAAGAAAGTCCGGTCAAATTTAAACTGGAGAAAGGAATCGGAGAAACGTATTTTTTAAAGATCGTTCATCCGTCCAATTTTGGAATCCAGAAAGACGCGCCTCATAGAATAACCGTCAGCGCGGGACCTGGTTTGAAAGTCGAGTCGGCCGACTTAAAATTGAAAGGCAAAACATCCAGTAAGAAAAAAGAATATTTCGAAGCTGTGGATCCGATGGCGATTACTTTAAAAGGCGCCGGCGCGCTTGAAATTCACGCTAAGATCTTTTACTGCGATTATAATCGGAATATTTGTATTCCTGGAAAGATTGTCCAAAAAGAAATAATAAAATAG
- a CDS encoding YajQ family cyclic di-GMP-binding protein, which produces MSDPSFDVVSEIDRPELQNAVTQAISEIKTRFDFKGSKSEIKLEEESLTLTSDNEAKLESVIDVLINKMAKRGLGLKSFDFKSKIEPATGNTVRMKVKIRNGLEKEQTKEITKIVKDSKLKVTATIMGTSVRIQGKKKDDLQEIMRLLKAADLPFDLQFQNYKG; this is translated from the coding sequence ATGAGCGATCCATCGTTTGATGTCGTATCCGAGATTGACAGACCGGAATTACAGAATGCAGTAACGCAGGCCATCAGTGAAATAAAAACCAGATTCGACTTCAAGGGTTCCAAATCGGAGATAAAGTTAGAGGAAGAAAGTCTAACGCTTACTTCGGATAACGAGGCCAAGTTGGAGAGTGTGATCGACGTTTTGATCAATAAGATGGCGAAACGCGGGTTAGGATTAAAATCTTTCGATTTTAAATCTAAGATCGAACCTGCAACCGGAAATACTGTTCGAATGAAAGTAAAAATCCGGAATGGTCTGGAAAAGGAACAGACGAAGGAAATCACCAAGATCGTAAAAGACTCAAAACTGAAAGTGACTGCGACGATCATGGGGACAAGCGTGCGCATTCAGGGTAAGAAGAAAGACGATTTGCAGGAAATCATGCGTTTATTGAAAGCGGCCGATCTGCCATTCGATCTTCAATTCCAAAATTATAAAGGATAA
- the alaS gene encoding alanine--tRNA ligase, whose translation MKYKKVSEVRNTFLNYFKQKGHTVVPSSSLLPAGDPTLLFTTAGMVQFKPFFTGAVDLPYTRATSAQKCLRTTDLENVGKTERHCTFFEMLGNFSFGDYFKEEAIEFALDCSVNHLGFPKDKIWITVFENDDEAEKIWISKGIPVERITRLGKKDNFWGPAGDSGACGPCSELYLDRGSEKGFPECGTKKECRPGCDCDRFLEFWNIVFNQFNQDTDGNLHPLKQTGIDTGSGLERVALLLQGVDSVYDTDELRGIISEVEKVSGKTYDDRTKVPFRVITDHIRSALFAVSDGIYPDRTGRGYVIRRLIRRAVLFARKLDLREPFLHKLVKPVVGIYKERYPELEKHASSVERTLLAEEELFLKTLEIGLEKIGVLVAKTKASESTIFSGKDSFLLYGTYGFPAEMTEEIVAEHGLSFDKSGFEEELEKDRQSSRETWKANRTSLFTGIKTDKTEFLGYARLEARSEIEHAFLDNKPVTTLIEGQSGVLTFKATPFYPEGGGQVGDTGFIRKNASVFKVLDTQKENDIILHYGIVLNGSFNVGDEAVLEVEKERREKLKSHHSGTHLLNGALRSLLGAHVMQKGSIVSPEYLRFDFSHPTALSEEEIRKVESWVNDSIGMSIPVETKILPIEEAKKTGAVAAFDEKYGDSVRVLQMGDRSLEFCGGTHVLNTGDIGYFFIRKESSPGAGNRRIEAVAGPVVIETFRTRFAELTNAIQTLNLKIKEEFGEESGSLSIKESVPGPEEIRAIFEKKGAGAVSELRNLSEKLALEIEETQSKFLKEKKNRESRDFENNPQIISSMLSTAKIVGSVKIVHAIFDSKDAKALKGLSDNLKVREKEIIAILASRNDEDASIVVTCSSALAGKFVHCGDLVKAACEVLGGKGGGKPDMAQGGGKNISKVEEAVESAVNRALAGLNGSKV comes from the coding sequence ATGAAGTATAAGAAAGTTTCCGAAGTTCGTAATACCTTCCTGAATTACTTTAAGCAGAAAGGCCATACTGTTGTTCCTTCTTCTTCTCTCCTGCCTGCAGGAGATCCCACGCTATTATTTACTACCGCAGGCATGGTTCAATTTAAGCCTTTCTTTACCGGAGCTGTGGATCTTCCGTATACTCGCGCTACTTCCGCTCAAAAATGTCTGAGGACCACCGACTTGGAAAACGTCGGGAAAACGGAGAGGCATTGCACGTTCTTTGAAATGCTCGGCAATTTTAGTTTCGGGGATTATTTTAAAGAAGAGGCCATCGAATTCGCTTTGGATTGTTCCGTGAATCATCTAGGTTTTCCGAAAGACAAAATTTGGATCACCGTATTCGAGAACGACGACGAGGCGGAAAAGATTTGGATCTCCAAAGGGATTCCCGTCGAGAGAATCACTCGTCTAGGCAAGAAAGATAATTTCTGGGGTCCGGCAGGGGATAGCGGAGCCTGCGGTCCTTGTTCCGAGTTATATTTGGATCGGGGGTCGGAGAAAGGATTTCCCGAATGCGGAACGAAAAAAGAATGTCGTCCAGGTTGCGACTGCGATCGTTTTTTAGAATTTTGGAATATAGTTTTTAATCAATTCAACCAGGATACCGACGGAAATTTGCACCCGCTTAAGCAGACCGGGATCGATACCGGGTCCGGCCTGGAAAGAGTCGCTTTATTGTTACAAGGAGTCGATTCGGTCTATGATACGGACGAACTGCGCGGCATTATCTCCGAGGTGGAAAAAGTTTCTGGAAAAACGTACGATGATAGAACCAAAGTCCCGTTCCGTGTAATTACCGATCATATTCGCTCGGCTTTATTTGCGGTTTCGGACGGGATTTATCCGGATCGAACGGGACGCGGATACGTGATTCGTCGTTTGATCCGTAGAGCTGTACTGTTTGCGCGTAAGCTCGATTTAAGAGAGCCGTTTTTGCATAAGCTTGTTAAGCCGGTTGTAGGAATTTACAAAGAACGTTATCCGGAGTTGGAAAAGCACGCATCCTCGGTGGAGCGAACCTTGCTCGCAGAAGAGGAGCTATTCCTGAAGACTTTGGAAATCGGTTTAGAGAAAATCGGAGTTCTCGTCGCAAAAACGAAAGCGTCCGAATCGACGATCTTTTCCGGAAAAGACAGTTTCCTTCTCTACGGCACCTACGGTTTTCCGGCAGAGATGACCGAAGAGATCGTAGCCGAACATGGGCTTTCATTCGATAAGAGCGGATTCGAAGAAGAGCTGGAAAAGGATCGTCAATCATCCCGGGAAACATGGAAGGCGAATCGGACCAGTTTATTTACCGGAATCAAGACCGATAAAACGGAATTTCTCGGTTACGCTCGATTGGAAGCTCGTTCGGAAATCGAGCACGCCTTCTTAGATAATAAACCGGTTACTACGTTGATTGAAGGACAGTCGGGAGTTTTGACTTTCAAAGCCACGCCCTTTTATCCTGAAGGAGGAGGGCAAGTAGGCGATACCGGTTTTATCCGTAAGAATGCTTCGGTATTCAAGGTTCTGGATACGCAGAAAGAGAATGATATCATACTACATTATGGGATCGTGTTGAACGGCAGTTTTAACGTCGGCGATGAGGCGGTTTTGGAAGTCGAAAAAGAAAGACGTGAAAAGCTGAAATCCCACCATTCCGGAACACACCTGCTAAACGGCGCCTTGAGAAGTCTGCTTGGCGCTCACGTAATGCAGAAAGGTTCGATCGTGTCTCCCGAATATTTACGATTCGATTTTTCGCATCCGACCGCGTTAAGCGAAGAAGAGATTCGTAAAGTCGAATCGTGGGTAAACGATAGCATCGGTATGTCGATACCGGTAGAAACTAAAATTTTACCGATCGAAGAAGCTAAAAAAACCGGCGCAGTTGCCGCGTTTGACGAGAAATATGGGGACTCCGTTCGAGTCCTGCAGATGGGCGACCGATCGCTCGAATTCTGTGGAGGAACTCACGTTTTAAATACGGGAGACATAGGATACTTTTTCATAAGGAAGGAATCCAGTCCCGGCGCCGGGAATCGCAGGATCGAAGCGGTTGCGGGTCCGGTCGTGATCGAAACCTTTCGGACTAGATTTGCGGAATTGACGAATGCTATACAAACTTTGAATTTAAAAATCAAAGAAGAGTTCGGTGAGGAATCCGGTTCGCTATCCATTAAAGAAAGCGTACCCGGTCCCGAGGAGATCCGTGCGATTTTCGAAAAGAAGGGGGCCGGAGCAGTTTCCGAATTACGGAATCTTTCCGAAAAGCTAGCCTTAGAAATCGAAGAGACCCAGTCAAAATTTTTGAAGGAAAAGAAAAATAGGGAATCACGCGACTTTGAGAATAATCCGCAGATTATTTCTTCAATGCTTTCTACGGCAAAGATCGTAGGCTCCGTCAAAATCGTTCACGCGATTTTCGATTCCAAGGATGCGAAAGCTCTAAAAGGGCTTTCGGATAATTTGAAAGTTCGGGAAAAGGAGATCATTGCGATCCTGGCGAGCCGTAACGATGAAGACGCGAGCATCGTAGTCACTTGCTCTTCTGCCTTAGCGGGAAAATTCGTTCATTGCGGAGATCTGGTAAAAGCCGCCTGCGAAGTGTTAGGTGGCAAGGGTGGTGGAAAGCCGGATATGGCACAAGGTGGCGGAAAAAATATATCTAAGGTCGAAGAAGCGGTAGAGTCGGCAGTGAATCGAGCTTTGGCAGGTTTGAACGGGAGTAAAGTATGA
- the rpsI gene encoding 30S ribosomal protein S9, translated as MATAKEIWAVGRRKNAIARVKLKEGSGKILVNDKDIKDYLHNSRSNLKEALSPLVLLNLSDKFDLKLNVSGGGIIGQVGAIRHALARVVCRYNPEFRPTVKKEGFLTRDPRMVERKKYGLHKARRGTQFSKR; from the coding sequence ATGGCAACTGCCAAGGAAATTTGGGCCGTAGGTCGTCGTAAGAACGCAATTGCCCGTGTAAAATTGAAAGAAGGTTCCGGTAAGATTCTTGTAAACGACAAGGATATTAAGGACTATCTCCATAATAGCCGCTCTAATCTAAAAGAGGCGCTTAGCCCTCTCGTTCTTTTGAACTTAAGCGACAAGTTCGATCTAAAACTGAATGTTTCAGGCGGAGGAATCATCGGTCAAGTTGGAGCGATTCGCCATGCATTAGCTCGCGTTGTTTGTCGGTATAATCCCGAGTTCAGACCGACCGTTAAGAAAGAAGGTTTCCTAACTCGCGACCCGAGAATGGTGGAGCGTAAAAAATACGGTCTACACAAAGCTCGTAGAGGAACTCAGTTCTCTAAACGTTAA
- the rplM gene encoding 50S ribosomal protein L13: MPIISKQHRTPSLKKEQAEKAWYVVDAEGKTLGRLASEIAHRLRGKHKPTFTPHVDCGDNIIVVNAAKVSVTGNKESQKEYFHHSRYPGGMTVTPLQDMRKKHPERILYEAVKGMLPKSKLGAEMLTHFRIFPGAEHNLGAQKPTKLEL, encoded by the coding sequence ATGCCAATCATATCTAAACAGCATAGAACTCCTTCCTTGAAAAAGGAACAAGCCGAGAAGGCTTGGTACGTCGTGGATGCCGAAGGAAAGACCTTGGGCCGCCTGGCTTCGGAAATCGCCCATAGACTTCGGGGCAAGCATAAGCCCACATTTACTCCCCACGTTGATTGTGGAGATAATATCATCGTAGTTAATGCAGCCAAGGTATCCGTAACCGGAAACAAAGAGAGCCAAAAAGAATACTTTCACCACTCGCGCTACCCCGGTGGTATGACGGTAACCCCTCTTCAGGATATGAGAAAAAAACATCCCGAGAGAATTTTGTATGAAGCGGTGAAAGGTATGCTTCCCAAAAGCAAACTTGGCGCAGAAATGCTTACCCATTTCCGGATTTTCCCGGGAGCGGAACACAATCTCGGCGCACAAAAGCCGACGAAACTGGAACTCTAG
- a CDS encoding YceI family protein, with the protein MKLMITKSDLLAGGRFVFFGLILASIYLAGWQSKMDAAPKAGVCKFTLDPGKTSLEWKAFKFTEKTGVGGKFTKLGITGYKTGKSPEAALKGLKFALEPIDLDSGNPERDAKIKGAFFGALKNAGKISGHFVSAKFDSSGAAGTGIVKLSLNGITKDLPLTFTLENGELFKVKGNINLTDWKASSAVTALNEVCKDLHTGKDGKSVLWPEIEISITSTLKTECP; encoded by the coding sequence ATGAAACTTATGATCACGAAATCCGATTTACTAGCCGGAGGACGTTTTGTTTTCTTCGGACTTATCTTAGCCTCGATCTACCTCGCAGGTTGGCAATCCAAAATGGACGCGGCCCCTAAAGCCGGAGTCTGTAAATTTACTCTTGATCCGGGAAAGACAAGCTTAGAATGGAAAGCTTTTAAATTTACGGAAAAGACGGGTGTGGGCGGAAAATTTACAAAGCTAGGAATTACAGGTTACAAAACCGGGAAATCTCCCGAAGCCGCGTTGAAAGGATTGAAATTCGCGTTGGAGCCGATCGATCTGGATAGCGGCAATCCCGAACGGGACGCGAAAATCAAGGGTGCGTTTTTCGGAGCTTTGAAGAACGCAGGCAAAATTTCGGGTCATTTTGTTTCGGCCAAGTTTGATTCGAGCGGGGCTGCGGGTACCGGCATCGTCAAGCTATCCTTAAACGGGATTACTAAAGACCTGCCTTTGACCTTTACCTTGGAGAACGGGGAACTGTTCAAGGTAAAAGGGAATATTAATTTGACCGATTGGAAAGCGAGTTCCGCAGTCACCGCTTTAAACGAAGTATGTAAAGATTTGCATACTGGGAAAGATGGAAAGTCCGTACTTTGGCCGGAAATCGAGATTTCGATTACTTCTACTCTAAAAACCGAATGTCCTTGA
- a CDS encoding thiamine-phosphate kinase — protein sequence MNEEELISSLYPPGKEQESDCYLGPDGCLITTDTIVEGTHFRLDWSNPADLARKLIEVNVSDIAAANGIPKKAFFNFGLSPSCNRKEFLNPFVQTFKETLYSYDIELCGGDTYRSQELNLTLTLLGKSESPISRKGGRAGDRVYLTGHIGASLLGYKILDGFTTSLPPGLRETAIDRHLRPRSRLSVSRSLYSSHNIHAGMDLTDGLIQDLGKLAKVSQLVIEIELNRIPVLDGVEKAIGLEGVLTSGEELELLFLSPDLIPSQWESTDITPIGSVRLTKENETPRVDFLLNDRLFRPTESGFRHFT from the coding sequence TTGAACGAAGAAGAATTGATCTCCTCCTTATATCCTCCGGGCAAAGAACAGGAAAGCGATTGCTATCTCGGTCCGGACGGTTGTTTAATCACCACCGACACCATCGTGGAAGGAACTCATTTCCGACTAGACTGGAGCAATCCCGCCGATTTGGCTCGAAAATTAATCGAAGTCAATGTATCCGATATCGCGGCAGCCAATGGAATCCCTAAAAAGGCCTTCTTTAATTTCGGACTGTCCCCTTCCTGCAATCGAAAAGAATTTCTGAATCCATTCGTTCAGACATTTAAAGAAACATTATATTCTTACGATATCGAACTCTGCGGAGGCGACACCTATCGTTCCCAAGAATTAAATTTAACCTTAACTCTATTAGGAAAATCCGAATCTCCGATAAGCAGAAAAGGCGGACGGGCCGGCGACCGGGTTTATCTTACCGGACATATAGGAGCTTCCCTTCTCGGTTATAAGATTTTGGACGGGTTCACAACTTCTTTACCGCCCGGCCTTCGCGAAACTGCCATCGATCGGCATCTTCGACCTCGGTCGCGTTTGTCCGTTAGTCGCTCTCTATACTCCTCTCATAATATTCATGCGGGAATGGATCTTACGGACGGCTTAATCCAAGATTTAGGAAAATTGGCAAAAGTATCGCAATTAGTCATCGAAATCGAGTTAAACAGAATCCCAGTTTTGGACGGGGTTGAAAAGGCGATCGGATTGGAAGGAGTTCTTACCTCGGGAGAAGAACTCGAATTATTATTCCTTTCACCCGATTTGATTCCGTCGCAATGGGAATCCACCGATATTACGCCGATCGGATCCGTTCGTCTTACTAAAGAAAACGAGACTCCGAGAGTCGACTTTCTATTAAACGACCGATTATTCCGTCCGACCGAAAGCGGATTTAGGCATTTTACATAA
- a CDS encoding DUF418 domain-containing protein, which produces MSKKRIGFLDFLRGFALYGILVVNLPFFAKPMYLVGSVGENSNLLDSVASWIVAFLFESKFYILFSFLFGYGISVQTKEWEEVESRGRYLRRLAGLFLIGLLHGVFLFLGDILLSYAIVGLIAWLIRKKSPAWLLKFSLGFLFIAILCRMILAFGQDEYRSRLASSLPDILSETRSAYLGSFWDAAKQRAKDTVISYPFTILFQWPSILSMFALGIAAGKTSFFERWEQSKNGLKKSIPWLLPLGLSGNLIYSIHSRSLFVENLSLSWQLGFSILDTISAPAFTICYVYWLGIYYHSETSFSDRFWFESSGRFSLSNYLGQSIICSWIFCGWGLGFYDKLGNFQLLFLAFPIWFFCILVSRIWIRFFSIGPVEAILRAVTYGKFRNIRLF; this is translated from the coding sequence ATGTCCAAAAAAAGAATAGGTTTCTTAGATTTTTTACGAGGCTTTGCATTGTACGGTATTCTCGTCGTCAATTTGCCTTTTTTTGCAAAGCCGATGTATTTAGTAGGGTCTGTCGGAGAAAATTCGAACCTACTCGATTCAGTCGCATCCTGGATCGTCGCTTTCCTTTTCGAATCTAAGTTTTATATTCTGTTCTCATTTTTATTCGGCTACGGTATTTCCGTTCAAACGAAAGAATGGGAAGAAGTCGAATCTCGCGGCCGCTATCTCCGGAGATTGGCCGGCTTATTTTTGATCGGATTGCTTCATGGCGTCTTTCTATTTTTAGGGGACATTCTTCTTTCTTACGCGATCGTCGGATTGATCGCTTGGTTGATTCGAAAAAAAAGCCCGGCCTGGCTGCTTAAATTCTCATTAGGATTTTTATTCATTGCGATTCTTTGCAGAATGATTCTTGCGTTCGGACAGGATGAATATCGAAGTAGATTGGCTTCGAGCTTACCGGATATCCTATCCGAAACTCGATCGGCTTATTTGGGCAGTTTCTGGGACGCCGCAAAACAACGAGCCAAAGATACGGTTATTTCCTATCCGTTCACGATTTTATTTCAATGGCCTTCCATTCTCTCGATGTTTGCACTCGGCATCGCCGCAGGAAAAACTTCCTTCTTCGAGCGATGGGAACAGAGCAAAAACGGCTTAAAGAAATCGATACCATGGTTATTACCTTTAGGGCTATCGGGTAATTTGATTTATTCGATCCATTCCAGGAGTTTATTTGTCGAAAACCTTTCCCTAAGTTGGCAATTAGGATTTTCGATACTGGACACGATTAGCGCGCCTGCATTTACGATCTGTTACGTGTATTGGTTGGGCATTTACTATCATTCCGAAACAAGTTTTTCGGATCGGTTTTGGTTCGAATCTTCAGGAAGATTTTCCCTATCGAATTACTTAGGACAATCCATCATCTGTTCTTGGATCTTTTGCGGATGGGGATTAGGCTTTTATGATAAATTAGGAAACTTTCAACTCTTATTTCTGGCATTTCCGATATGGTTTTTCTGTATTCTTGTGTCCAGAATTTGGATTCGATTTTTTTCCATCGGCCCTGTCGAAGCGATTCTAAGAGCCGTTACTTACGGAAAATTTAGAAACATTCGTTTATTCTAA
- a CDS encoding sensor histidine kinase has protein sequence MSPNTNPVVSLSEYKSELRRKIFLWKSVPTFFEEVCKLAVENNVFQQALIIELDENNAESGIRISKTSSKEQIEPEPLNSLIRLVVNKCDFSSNKPILLFGEEQLDRIENLRSAVFIPIFGGHMKSHSALLLLSDQETEFDVETEELLFDISYYLSYSFANLLEQERKLSALNAMDISERKFLVIFETVVDAIILITEKADILMFNSAAEKMFGYLEEEVIGKNVRILMPNPFHEEHDSYVNRYVNTLEKRIIGIGREVLAQKKDGHIFPIELAVSEVWLDGSRFFVGVIRDITRRKNAEDSLVAKNEELATLNKNLELRIEQEMHLRRERERILEAQSRMAAMGEMIGNIAHQWRQPLNAISILVQELEFTLLNNLLDDEYMRNTSLRIFDLLQSMSQTIDDFRNFYKPNKEKENFSLKNTIEKSLSLVSASMKHQNIRIETHFAGEDSAYGYPNELAQVLLNILSNAKDAILQHRPEEPTILIRIYSELGKKIVSVKDNGGGFADEIGEKIFLPYFSTKEQGSGVGLGLYMSKTIVEKNMGGSLSAHSDGTGAEFRIELP, from the coding sequence ATGTCTCCCAATACGAATCCTGTCGTTAGTCTATCGGAATATAAATCCGAATTGCGGAGAAAAATTTTCCTTTGGAAAAGCGTTCCTACTTTCTTTGAAGAGGTGTGCAAATTAGCCGTCGAAAACAACGTCTTTCAACAGGCGCTTATAATTGAACTGGATGAAAATAACGCGGAGTCAGGGATACGAATTTCAAAGACATCATCAAAGGAACAGATTGAGCCTGAACCGCTGAATTCTTTAATACGACTTGTAGTTAACAAATGTGATTTCTCCTCTAATAAACCTATTCTTTTGTTCGGAGAAGAGCAATTAGATCGAATTGAAAATCTGAGATCCGCCGTATTTATACCCATTTTTGGCGGACATATGAAGTCTCATAGCGCTTTGCTTTTGCTTTCGGATCAGGAGACTGAATTCGATGTTGAAACCGAAGAACTATTATTCGATATCTCCTATTACCTCTCGTATTCTTTCGCAAATTTATTAGAACAGGAACGAAAGCTTAGCGCACTGAACGCGATGGACATTAGCGAGCGAAAATTTCTCGTCATTTTCGAAACCGTCGTAGATGCAATCATCTTGATAACGGAAAAAGCCGATATCCTAATGTTTAATTCTGCCGCGGAGAAAATGTTCGGATATCTCGAAGAGGAGGTAATCGGGAAGAACGTTCGGATATTGATGCCCAACCCGTTTCATGAGGAACACGATTCGTATGTGAATCGATACGTGAATACGTTAGAAAAAAGGATTATAGGAATCGGCCGAGAAGTGTTAGCTCAGAAGAAAGACGGTCATATTTTCCCGATCGAGCTTGCAGTTTCCGAAGTCTGGCTGGACGGTTCAAGATTCTTTGTCGGAGTAATACGGGATATTACTCGAAGAAAGAATGCGGAAGATAGTCTCGTTGCTAAGAACGAAGAGTTAGCTACTTTAAACAAAAATCTAGAATTGAGAATAGAACAGGAAATGCACCTAAGAAGAGAGAGGGAGCGAATCTTGGAGGCTCAATCCAGAATGGCTGCAATGGGGGAAATGATCGGGAATATCGCACACCAATGGCGCCAACCCTTGAATGCCATATCGATACTAGTTCAGGAGCTGGAATTCACTTTGCTTAACAACCTGCTCGACGACGAGTATATGCGGAACACAAGTCTACGTATATTCGATCTTTTGCAGTCCATGTCCCAGACCATTGATGATTTCAGGAATTTTTATAAACCGAATAAGGAGAAGGAAAATTTCAGTTTAAAAAATACGATCGAGAAGAGCTTGTCCTTGGTTTCCGCGAGCATGAAGCATCAGAATATAAGAATAGAAACTCATTTTGCAGGCGAAGACTCCGCTTACGGTTACCCTAACGAACTCGCGCAAGTTCTGTTGAATATTTTATCAAACGCAAAGGACGCCATCCTACAACACCGCCCCGAGGAACCTACGATTCTGATAAGAATATATTCCGAACTAGGAAAGAAAATTGTGAGCGTCAAGGATAATGGAGGAGGATTTGCGGATGAAATCGGCGAGAAGATTTTCTTACCGTATTTTTCCACAAAAGAGCAAGGTTCGGGGGTAGGATTAGGTCTATATATGTCCAAAACGATCGTCGAAAAGAATATGGGCGGAAGTTTATCCGCTCATTCCGACGGAACAGGCGCCGAATTTCGCATAGAGCTACCATGA
- a CDS encoding response regulator: protein MKKKPVKILFVEDELIVSISLSRILAGTFEEVITADDGIKGLEAFQKNSPNIVLTDIRMPKMDGLELSKRIKFLNPEIPIIGITASNEEETLSACRSVGMTEIIIKPLNATLLINKILLLLPD from the coding sequence ATGAAAAAGAAACCGGTCAAAATTCTATTTGTGGAGGACGAGTTAATCGTATCGATTTCATTATCTAGAATTCTAGCGGGAACTTTTGAAGAAGTCATTACGGCGGATGACGGAATAAAGGGACTGGAAGCCTTTCAGAAAAATTCTCCGAACATCGTTCTTACCGATATCCGAATGCCTAAAATGGACGGATTGGAACTTTCAAAAAGAATTAAATTCTTAAATCCTGAAATTCCGATTATCGGCATTACTGCCTCGAACGAGGAAGAAACTCTATCCGCCTGCCGATCAGTCGGAATGACGGAAATTATCATAAAACCTTTAAATGCGACCTTACTTATCAACAAGATCTTGCTGCTGTTGCCCGATTAA
- a CDS encoding SseB family protein, with translation MSFFRKFLSLLNRETSIAGVPQAGNSAFRLAMMQYGKKKNPKNLAKLSEELTKSTFLIPHLEAEKLPPRKKTKLKPKKKAVAKKKRKQTDQIVLLYVRDENGRIFLPAFSHPEEVVRYFGKETSTIQLSAKDLWWTGLQNQEVAGVVIDPATTLWILSREHLEILLEG, from the coding sequence ATGTCTTTTTTTAGGAAATTTCTTTCGCTATTAAATCGAGAGACGAGTATTGCCGGAGTCCCCCAAGCAGGTAATTCTGCATTTCGTCTCGCAATGATGCAGTATGGGAAAAAGAAAAACCCGAAAAATTTGGCTAAGCTTTCCGAGGAACTTACAAAGTCCACCTTTCTCATTCCGCACTTAGAAGCTGAGAAACTTCCTCCGAGAAAAAAAACGAAACTTAAGCCCAAAAAGAAAGCCGTCGCTAAGAAAAAGAGAAAGCAAACGGATCAAATCGTTTTATTATATGTGCGCGATGAGAATGGGCGGATCTTTCTTCCCGCATTTTCGCATCCTGAAGAAGTGGTCCGGTATTTCGGAAAAGAAACATCGACGATTCAACTTTCGGCTAAGGATCTTTGGTGGACAGGACTTCAGAATCAGGAAGTGGCCGGAGTTGTAATCGATCCGGCAACGACTCTTTGGATTCTTTCCCGGGAGCACTTGGAAATTCTTCTGGAAGGGTAG